The Candidatus Neptunochlamydia vexilliferae genome includes a window with the following:
- a CDS encoding ATP-binding protein gives MDRELLKQVIADQKDYAFPKTFFDRTQEAVIQKFIDDPSILIISGIRRSGKSTIQRVLQQKLPESDYYLNFDDERLVRFGVEDFQVLLEVFAELFGKQSTFYFDEIQNIDGWEQFVRRLYEKGNKIYITGSNARLLSQELGTHLTGRYIRFEVYPLSFKEIIQHEYPQVLTKKTPTTDDVGMALHHFSDYLKHGGIPEYYKFRKAEYLKDLYEGILYRDIAARYNITNEKPIRELVYYFASNIGKEFSYRKLGEAVGLSSPHTVSNYCDYLEKCYLCFFLSRYSHSLKKQILYNKKCYMIDPALIRTIGFRVSKDRGRLLENIVFLHLKMLGLEVYFHKEKKECDFITRKENRITQAIQVSASLSDEKVKNRELEGLMEAMNAYGLKEGLIITENEQNTLDINSFTVKVIPIWKWLLEL, from the coding sequence ATGGACCGTGAGTTACTTAAGCAAGTAATTGCAGATCAGAAAGACTATGCTTTTCCCAAAACTTTCTTTGATCGAACCCAAGAAGCGGTGATTCAAAAATTTATTGACGATCCGAGCATATTGATCATTAGTGGAATCAGAAGATCGGGAAAATCAACCATTCAGCGAGTGCTGCAACAAAAGCTGCCTGAGTCAGACTATTATCTTAATTTCGACGATGAACGATTAGTCCGCTTTGGGGTTGAAGATTTTCAGGTATTGCTAGAGGTTTTTGCAGAGCTATTTGGGAAGCAGTCGACCTTTTACTTCGATGAAATTCAAAATATTGATGGGTGGGAGCAGTTCGTCCGAAGGCTTTATGAAAAAGGAAACAAAATTTATATCACAGGGTCTAATGCAAGGCTTCTTAGCCAGGAATTAGGGACCCATCTGACAGGTAGGTACATTCGATTTGAAGTCTATCCCCTTTCCTTCAAAGAGATTATCCAACATGAGTATCCACAAGTGCTCACTAAAAAAACTCCCACAACAGATGATGTTGGGATGGCACTGCACCATTTTTCTGACTATCTAAAGCATGGAGGCATCCCAGAGTATTACAAGTTTCGAAAAGCAGAGTATCTAAAAGATCTATACGAAGGGATTCTCTATCGGGATATTGCAGCCCGTTACAACATTACCAACGAAAAACCAATCCGAGAACTTGTTTACTATTTTGCGAGCAATATCGGGAAAGAGTTTAGCTATAGAAAGCTAGGGGAAGCCGTAGGACTTAGCAGTCCCCACACCGTCTCCAACTACTGTGACTATCTAGAAAAATGTTACCTTTGTTTCTTTTTAAGTCGGTACAGTCATTCCCTCAAAAAGCAGATTCTATACAATAAAAAATGTTACATGATCGATCCTGCCCTAATCCGGACGATAGGGTTTCGAGTGAGCAAAGATAGAGGAAGGCTCTTAGAAAACATTGTCTTTCTCCATTTAAAAATGTTGGGGCTCGAAGTCTACTTCCACAAAGAGAAAAAAGAGTGTGACTTCATCACAAGAAAAGAAAACCGGATTACCCAAGCCATCCAAGTTTCTGCAAGCCTTTCCGATGAGAAGGTCAAAAACCGAGAGCTCGAAGGGCTTATGGAAGCGATGAATGCTTATGGGCTTAAGGAAGGTCTCATCATCACTGAAAATGAGCAAAACACCCTCGACATCAACAGCTTTACAGTCAAAGTTATTCCAATATGGAAGTGGCTACTTGAGCTTTAG
- a CDS encoding class I SAM-dependent methyltransferase, with product MKDTSWKQVGKWYDTLVAKEGHTYHKEVIFPRLKEWYSFGEEDAVLDLGCGQGVFARQLPKGVRYVGVDAAKSLLQKGEKRSNHRFMLGDATKPLKVEGDFSHVFIILALQNMTDGAKAIANGAKHLRKGGTLTLVLNHPCYRIPRQSSWGVDEGRKIQYRRIDRYLSPMEIPIQMHPSKGGKSEKTFSYHVPLSTYVTWMGEAGLAITRMEEWDSPKMSTGKWAKMENRARKEFPLFLAMEGTLS from the coding sequence ATGAAAGATACGTCATGGAAGCAGGTTGGTAAATGGTATGATACCCTCGTTGCTAAGGAGGGACATACCTACCACAAAGAGGTGATCTTCCCAAGGCTGAAGGAGTGGTACTCCTTCGGTGAGGAAGATGCGGTCCTCGACCTTGGGTGTGGACAAGGGGTTTTTGCCCGGCAACTCCCAAAGGGGGTGCGCTATGTGGGGGTCGATGCGGCAAAATCACTGCTTCAAAAGGGAGAGAAGCGGTCGAATCATCGGTTTATGCTCGGAGATGCTACCAAACCGCTGAAAGTAGAGGGCGATTTTAGCCATGTTTTCATCATTTTAGCGCTCCAGAATATGACCGATGGGGCAAAGGCAATTGCCAATGGAGCCAAGCACCTCCGGAAAGGGGGGACGCTCACCCTGGTTCTCAACCATCCCTGTTACCGGATCCCGCGGCAGTCGAGCTGGGGGGTTGATGAAGGAAGAAAGATCCAATACCGGCGGATCGACCGCTACCTCTCTCCGATGGAAATTCCGATTCAGATGCACCCAAGCAAGGGGGGAAAGTCAGAAAAAACTTTTTCCTACCATGTTCCCCTCTCAACTTACGTGACGTGGATGGGAGAGGCAGGCCTTGCGATTACCCGCATGGAAGAGTGGGATTCGCCAAAAATGAGCACTGGAAAGTGGGCAAAAATGGAGAACCGCGCCCGAAAAGAATTTCCTCTTTTTCTTGCCATGGAAGGAACCTTAAGCTAA
- a CDS encoding MGH1-like glycoside hydrolase domain-containing protein — MEKNRIFFEYGEEELRLLQKGGDVFPWKKWGPYVSERSWGTVREDYSGDGNAWDHFPYEMAPYRTYRWGEDGIAGFCDRYQILALTHAFWNGKDPILKERLYGVGTHQGNHGEDVKEYYYYLDGVPTHSYMRYLYKYPCEEYPYEKLAEEGRQRGIEEREYELVDTGIFNGGRYFDIYIEYAKGGKDDICVKLTIENRSSQEESIHVIPQLIFRNTWGWGEERLPEPVMRRGKGGCIEADDSMAQSPSRLSFDYHVGKRYFYADERAEILFTNNETNKEHLYGEKSETPYTKDAFHRYIVLDDKEKVNPEEKGTKACFYFRDLKVPAGGKEEILLRLTNTPLKHPLTGVEETIHKRKRQADEYYAGIHPKGATEEEKIIQRQALAGMIWTKQIYLYDVNLWLKGDNPEEPPPQSRESIRNTHWKHLISKRIISMPDKWEYPWFAAWDLAFHCISLALTDMDFAKDQLWYLLFDQFQHPNGQVPAYEWEFSDLNPPVQGWAALRLFNMDGKKDTAFLKKCFHKLLLNFAWWVNKVDAKGNNVFEGGFLGMDNITVVDRSQEIPGGGKIEQSDGTGWMGFFCLNLMRMALELAKEDSVYEGMAIKFYEHFVYIANALVAAENREVQNWDEEDGFFYDVLTGCKTNNHIRIKVRSMVGLIPLYAVDCITAEELDQFKGFAESFQWFTKNREDICSRCVTPIEQDGKKKYLLTLMEPEKIGRVLEKVWDPNEFRSDYGIRSLSKYHEKNPYELLGSRIKYEPAEAESTLMGGNSNWRGPIWFPTSFLFIEALKTLGEHTGDQIKVEGKTPHEMAHYFADALINLFKKDSEGKRPIYGDYDLLQNEPHFQDLILFYEHFHGDTGRGLGASHQTGWTGLVANLIAEWRK, encoded by the coding sequence ATGGAAAAAAACAGAATTTTTTTTGAATATGGGGAGGAAGAGCTCCGCCTTTTGCAAAAGGGGGGAGATGTCTTTCCTTGGAAGAAGTGGGGGCCCTATGTCTCTGAGCGTTCGTGGGGTACGGTCCGGGAGGACTATAGTGGAGATGGAAATGCTTGGGACCACTTCCCCTATGAGATGGCCCCTTACCGGACCTATCGGTGGGGCGAGGATGGAATCGCTGGCTTTTGCGACCGGTATCAGATTTTGGCTCTTACCCACGCCTTTTGGAATGGAAAAGATCCCATTTTGAAGGAAAGACTTTATGGAGTGGGGACCCATCAGGGGAACCATGGAGAAGATGTTAAAGAATATTATTACTATTTAGACGGGGTTCCTACCCACTCCTATATGCGCTATCTCTATAAGTATCCGTGCGAAGAGTACCCTTATGAGAAGCTTGCTGAGGAAGGGCGACAGCGGGGGATCGAAGAGCGGGAATATGAGCTTGTCGATACGGGGATTTTTAATGGGGGGCGCTATTTTGACATCTATATCGAGTATGCCAAGGGGGGCAAGGATGACATCTGCGTCAAGCTAACCATCGAGAATAGGAGCTCCCAGGAGGAGTCGATCCATGTGATTCCCCAGCTGATCTTTCGCAATACGTGGGGATGGGGCGAGGAGAGACTTCCTGAGCCGGTGATGCGGCGAGGCAAGGGGGGATGCATCGAGGCCGATGATAGTATGGCCCAGTCGCCTAGCCGTTTAAGCTTTGATTACCATGTAGGAAAGCGCTATTTTTATGCCGATGAGCGGGCCGAGATCCTCTTTACCAACAATGAGACCAATAAAGAGCATCTCTATGGAGAAAAAAGTGAGACCCCTTATACGAAAGATGCCTTTCACCGCTATATTGTTTTAGACGATAAGGAGAAGGTGAACCCTGAGGAGAAGGGGACCAAAGCTTGTTTCTACTTTAGGGACTTAAAAGTGCCTGCTGGAGGGAAGGAAGAGATCCTCCTCCGTTTGACCAATACACCGCTGAAGCATCCGCTAACGGGGGTCGAGGAGACGATCCATAAACGGAAGCGGCAGGCTGATGAATACTATGCGGGGATCCATCCGAAAGGGGCCACTGAAGAGGAAAAGATCATCCAGCGGCAGGCTTTAGCGGGGATGATTTGGACCAAGCAGATCTACCTATACGATGTGAACCTGTGGCTCAAAGGGGACAATCCTGAGGAGCCTCCTCCTCAGTCGCGGGAAAGTATCCGAAATACCCACTGGAAACACCTTATCTCAAAGCGGATCATTTCGATGCCCGACAAGTGGGAATATCCTTGGTTTGCGGCGTGGGACTTGGCATTTCACTGTATATCTCTTGCCCTTACCGATATGGATTTTGCGAAGGACCAACTGTGGTACCTCCTTTTTGATCAGTTTCAACATCCCAACGGGCAGGTTCCTGCTTATGAGTGGGAGTTTTCTGACCTCAACCCTCCGGTGCAGGGATGGGCAGCCCTCCGCCTCTTTAACATGGATGGGAAGAAGGATACCGCCTTCTTGAAGAAGTGTTTTCATAAGCTCCTTCTCAACTTTGCCTGGTGGGTCAATAAGGTCGATGCAAAGGGGAATAACGTCTTTGAGGGGGGCTTTCTTGGGATGGATAACATCACCGTTGTCGACCGGAGTCAGGAGATTCCCGGCGGCGGGAAGATCGAGCAGTCCGATGGAACGGGATGGATGGGCTTTTTCTGCCTTAACCTGATGCGGATGGCTCTCGAGCTTGCTAAAGAGGATTCTGTTTACGAGGGGATGGCGATCAAGTTTTATGAGCACTTTGTCTATATTGCCAATGCCTTAGTTGCTGCCGAAAACCGAGAGGTCCAAAACTGGGACGAAGAGGATGGCTTTTTCTACGACGTCCTCACCGGTTGCAAGACCAATAACCATATCCGGATCAAGGTCCGCTCGATGGTGGGGCTTATCCCTCTTTATGCTGTCGATTGCATTACCGCTGAGGAGCTTGACCAGTTCAAAGGGTTTGCCGAGAGCTTCCAGTGGTTTACCAAAAACCGGGAAGATATCTGTAGCCGTTGTGTCACCCCCATCGAGCAAGACGGAAAGAAAAAGTATCTCCTCACCCTCATGGAACCTGAAAAAATTGGACGGGTTCTCGAAAAGGTGTGGGATCCCAATGAATTCCGCTCTGACTACGGAATCCGCAGTCTTTCGAAATATCATGAGAAAAACCCTTACGAGCTTTTAGGGAGCCGGATCAAGTATGAGCCGGCAGAGGCCGAGTCGACCCTCATGGGAGGAAACTCGAACTGGCGGGGGCCGATCTGGTTTCCCACCTCATTCCTCTTTATCGAAGCGCTCAAAACCTTAGGAGAGCACACAGGAGATCAGATTAAAGTGGAGGGGAAAACGCCCCACGAAATGGCCCACTACTTTGCCGATGCTCTCATCAACCTTTTCAAAAAGGATTCTGAAGGAAAACGCCCCATCTATGGGGACTATGACCTCCTTCAAAACGAGCCTCATTTCCAAGATCTTATTCTTTTTTATGAGCACTTTCATGGCGATACGGGGCGGGGGCTGGGCGCTTCGCACCAAACCGGCTGGACGGGTCTCGTTGCCAATCTTATTGCTGAATGGCGTAAGTGA
- the mnmA gene encoding tRNA 2-thiouridine(34) synthase MnmA yields the protein MAMKIAVALSGGVDSSTALYLLKKEGHDLFGLFMKNWEEEDREGHCIAEKDAEDARAVCELLDIPFYTVNFAKEYWDNVFTHFLKEIELGHTPNPDILCNREIKFKVLFEKALALGADALATGHYCQTQNGQLHKGLDPNKDQSYFLYTIKSSTLNRVHFPIGHLEKPHVRALAEKASLPVFSKKDSTGICFIGKRNFRTFLEKYIPHEPGIIETTDGKQVGTHDGIYYYTIGQRKGMGVGGPGEPWFVAAKDKKSRKLIIAQGEDHPALFAPALIATEPSWVTEEPTFPLHCRAKIRYRQTEQPCTVEKSRDTLHVRFDEPQRAITPRQSVVFYDGPRCLGGAIIDHPTH from the coding sequence ATGGCCATGAAAATCGCCGTAGCCCTATCAGGAGGAGTCGACTCCTCAACAGCCCTCTATCTTCTCAAAAAAGAAGGACACGATCTTTTTGGTCTTTTCATGAAGAACTGGGAAGAAGAAGATAGAGAAGGGCACTGCATCGCCGAAAAAGATGCCGAGGATGCCCGCGCCGTGTGTGAGCTTCTCGACATTCCCTTCTACACCGTCAACTTTGCCAAAGAGTATTGGGACAATGTCTTTACCCATTTTCTCAAAGAGATTGAGCTGGGCCATACCCCCAACCCCGACATCCTCTGCAACCGCGAGATCAAATTTAAGGTCCTTTTCGAAAAAGCCCTAGCTCTCGGCGCCGACGCTCTTGCAACAGGCCACTATTGCCAAACCCAAAATGGGCAGCTCCACAAAGGGCTTGATCCCAATAAAGACCAAAGCTACTTTCTCTACACCATCAAGAGCTCCACCCTCAATCGCGTCCACTTTCCCATCGGCCATCTCGAAAAGCCCCATGTCCGCGCCCTCGCCGAAAAAGCTTCTCTCCCCGTCTTCAGCAAAAAGGACAGTACCGGCATCTGCTTCATCGGCAAAAGAAATTTCCGCACCTTTCTAGAAAAATACATCCCCCACGAGCCTGGGATTATCGAAACTACCGATGGCAAACAGGTCGGCACCCATGATGGGATCTATTACTACACCATTGGCCAGCGGAAAGGGATGGGAGTGGGCGGTCCAGGCGAGCCCTGGTTTGTCGCTGCCAAAGACAAAAAAAGCCGGAAGCTCATTATCGCCCAAGGAGAGGATCATCCCGCCCTCTTCGCTCCTGCCCTTATTGCCACCGAGCCCTCCTGGGTAACCGAAGAGCCTACCTTCCCCCTCCATTGCCGGGCCAAAATCCGTTACCGTCAAACAGAGCAGCCCTGCACCGTTGAAAAGAGTCGCGATACCCTCCATGTCCGCTTCGACGAGCCCCAAAGAGCCATTACTCCCCGCCAATCTGTTGTCTTCTACGATGGGCCCCGCTGCCTTGGCGGCGCCATCATCGACCATCCAACTCACTAA
- a CDS encoding MFS transporter → MIGIFIYLLAAFFLLYEMALQVSPSVMTQHLMLDFGGGAAALGVMASFYFYSYTLMQIPVGLLFDRFNARWLISGAVFLCALGTFFFGWADGIIWASAGRFLMGIGSAFAFVGVLVVAARWFPPKYFAFLVGVAQFLAAMGALCGELPLSWLLEELDWRMVMVLLGGLGVVLTCLCVGVIRDRPYQRHHHLLAELREIVRSSQTWWIALYAFCGWGPVAVFAALWGVPYMKVRFGVETAEAALAMALVWVGIGLTSPFLGWISDHLGRRKVLLTACSSVGLVCSLILFYLPVGFGTAFALLFGMGIAAGGQILSFALVKDNNRPSVVGTAVGLNNMAVVAGGALFQPLVGFLLQLYWGGGRDGYGAPVYSIENYHIGLVVVPLCFFVGVISSLFFIKETYCKPKYDPIT, encoded by the coding sequence ATGATTGGAATTTTTATTTATCTTTTAGCAGCTTTTTTCCTCCTCTATGAGATGGCTTTGCAGGTCTCCCCAAGTGTGATGACGCAGCATTTAATGCTCGATTTCGGTGGGGGAGCGGCGGCCCTTGGGGTGATGGCCTCTTTTTATTTTTATAGCTACACGCTGATGCAGATCCCAGTGGGGCTCCTTTTTGACCGCTTCAACGCCCGGTGGCTCATTTCGGGGGCGGTTTTTCTTTGCGCTTTGGGAACATTTTTCTTTGGCTGGGCCGATGGGATTATATGGGCGTCTGCGGGCCGCTTTTTGATGGGAATCGGCTCGGCATTTGCCTTTGTAGGGGTTTTGGTGGTGGCGGCCCGGTGGTTCCCTCCGAAATATTTTGCTTTTTTGGTGGGCGTTGCCCAGTTCCTGGCGGCGATGGGGGCGCTTTGTGGGGAGCTTCCTTTGTCATGGCTTTTGGAGGAACTTGACTGGCGGATGGTGATGGTCCTATTGGGGGGACTGGGGGTTGTATTGACCTGCCTCTGCGTAGGGGTGATCCGCGATCGCCCCTATCAACGTCACCATCATTTGCTGGCTGAGCTGCGGGAAATCGTTCGGAGTAGCCAGACGTGGTGGATCGCTCTTTATGCATTTTGTGGCTGGGGGCCGGTGGCGGTTTTTGCAGCTCTTTGGGGTGTTCCCTACATGAAGGTCCGCTTTGGGGTGGAAACAGCGGAGGCGGCTTTGGCGATGGCTCTTGTTTGGGTCGGGATTGGCCTTACAAGTCCCTTTTTGGGATGGATTTCTGATCACTTGGGAAGGAGGAAAGTCCTTTTAACGGCTTGCTCTTCGGTGGGACTGGTTTGCTCGTTGATTTTGTTTTATCTGCCGGTGGGATTTGGAACGGCTTTTGCTCTCCTCTTTGGGATGGGGATTGCGGCTGGAGGTCAGATCTTGTCGTTTGCCCTTGTAAAGGATAATAACCGCCCCTCAGTAGTAGGGACGGCTGTTGGATTGAATAATATGGCGGTGGTGGCAGGAGGGGCTCTCTTTCAGCCGCTGGTGGGCTTTTTGCTCCAGCTTTACTGGGGAGGAGGCCGGGACGGATATGGTGCCCCGGTCTACTCGATTGAGAACTACCACATTGGCCTCGTGGTTGTCCCGCTTTGTTTCTTTGTGGGCGTTATCAGCAGCCTCTTCTTCATTAAAGAGACCTACTGCAAGCCCAAGTATGACCCTATTACATGA
- a CDS encoding magnesium transporter, translating to MSERDLSKPLRDFIVPVRTTIHVDHTVEEALRYLRDKHITDEIIYIYVVDEHRKLLGVVPTRRLLLTEPEVPITEIMGTHLFSLKGDQTLQEAMEFLETHHLLALPVVDDNNHLLGVIDVSVYLEEKVDIASARHRSDVFQLLGMYVEEGKKATPWQGYRSRMPWIFCNMLGGFACAIIAVVYEVVLAKVLLLAMFIPLVLTLSESISMQSMAQSMQLLKKNTRRSKYTWACLFREWQIVALIAATSGMIVGSVSLLWGDGIVPGLTIAFGIMISVYVTSTIGSAVPLILHARKWDPRVAAGPVVLMFADVLTTLIYLSLGTWWLL from the coding sequence ATGTCAGAAAGAGACTTGAGCAAGCCCCTTAGAGATTTCATCGTTCCCGTTAGGACTACCATCCACGTTGACCATACTGTTGAAGAAGCCCTCCGCTACCTCCGTGATAAACATATCACCGATGAAATTATTTATATCTATGTGGTTGATGAGCACCGGAAGCTCCTTGGCGTTGTCCCCACCCGCCGCCTTCTCCTCACCGAGCCAGAAGTGCCCATTACCGAGATCATGGGAACACATCTTTTTAGCCTCAAAGGAGACCAGACTCTCCAAGAGGCGATGGAGTTTTTAGAGACCCACCACCTCCTCGCCCTTCCCGTTGTTGACGATAACAACCATCTTTTAGGGGTGATCGATGTCAGCGTCTACCTTGAAGAAAAGGTCGACATTGCGTCGGCCCGTCACCGTTCTGACGTTTTTCAGCTGCTGGGGATGTATGTCGAAGAGGGGAAGAAAGCCACCCCTTGGCAAGGGTACCGCTCTCGGATGCCATGGATCTTTTGTAATATGCTTGGAGGATTTGCCTGCGCCATTATTGCTGTGGTCTATGAGGTGGTCCTTGCTAAAGTTCTCCTTCTCGCTATGTTCATCCCCCTTGTCCTCACCCTTTCCGAGTCGATCTCGATGCAATCGATGGCGCAGAGTATGCAGCTTCTCAAGAAGAATACCCGCCGGTCGAAATATACCTGGGCATGCCTCTTTCGAGAGTGGCAGATCGTAGCTCTGATTGCAGCCACCTCCGGGATGATCGTCGGCTCGGTCTCCCTCCTCTGGGGGGATGGGATCGTTCCTGGACTGACCATTGCCTTTGGGATCATGATCTCGGTCTATGTCACCTCGACGATCGGCTCAGCGGTCCCGCTGATCCTCCATGCCCGGAAATGGGACCCCCGCGTGGCTGCCGGCCCTGTGGTCCTCATGTTCGCCGACGTCCTCACCACCCTGATTTACCTCTCTTTAGGGACATGGTGGCTCCTTTAA
- the glmS gene encoding glutamine--fructose-6-phosphate transaminase (isomerizing) produces the protein MCGIFGYIRSPKELRSSVDVCIDGLKLLEYRGYDSSGIAGMIDGKIRACKRAGKVGALEEAVTEENLELESAIAHTRWATHGIPNQENAHPHLDQEETLAIVHNGIIENHHAIREKLIQKGVQFSSDTDTEVIAALISHYYQGNLRTAVQKALRELHGSFALAIIHKDHPNEIIGASRESPLVVGMDPKTGEAYLSSDANSFNGKVLDVLYLKDDEVVLLKHNSFTLYNTHGRKVEKKLTTVAFENTSVSKNGYDHYMLKEIFEQPQTVQQAMAGRLCEEFGKAELEGLKLSDQKLQSVNRILILACGSSWHAGSIAASQFEHLARIPTEVEIASEFRYTNPIISEDTLVIAISQSGETADTIAAVREAKAKGAKVVALCNVDHSTLVRETDSFLFLRAGPEVSVCSTKAFTSQLTVLSLLCLHMARLRHLSEEEGQQFIKELKHLPHKITQVLAQGSQIEAYAEKYASFEHFFFMGRRYMYPTSLEAALKLKEISYLNANGYPAGEMKHGPIALVNPDLAVIGLCGNLQTFDKMMSNLMEIKARGGSILAFAPKGKEEVLTITNDVLWIPKVIDPLASIPYSVAGQLFAYYVAKIQGTDIDQPRNLAKSVTVE, from the coding sequence ATGTGTGGAATATTTGGTTACATTCGCTCCCCCAAAGAGCTTAGGAGTTCTGTCGATGTCTGCATCGATGGGCTAAAACTTCTCGAGTATCGGGGTTACGACTCTTCGGGCATTGCAGGGATGATCGATGGGAAGATCCGGGCTTGTAAACGAGCAGGCAAGGTGGGCGCGCTCGAAGAGGCGGTCACCGAGGAAAACCTCGAGCTGGAAAGTGCCATTGCCCATACCCGCTGGGCCACGCATGGAATCCCTAACCAGGAAAATGCTCACCCCCATCTTGACCAAGAAGAGACCTTGGCAATTGTCCATAATGGAATCATCGAAAATCACCATGCTATCCGGGAAAAACTGATTCAAAAAGGGGTACAGTTTTCTTCTGATACCGACACCGAAGTGATCGCTGCTTTGATCTCTCACTACTATCAGGGAAACCTCCGGACAGCGGTCCAAAAAGCGCTCCGAGAACTCCATGGTTCTTTTGCCCTGGCGATCATCCATAAAGATCACCCTAATGAGATTATTGGCGCCTCTAGAGAAAGTCCCCTCGTCGTCGGGATGGATCCCAAAACGGGAGAGGCTTATCTCTCCTCTGATGCAAACTCTTTTAACGGAAAGGTGCTCGACGTCCTCTACCTCAAAGATGATGAGGTGGTCCTCCTCAAGCACAACAGCTTTACCCTCTATAATACCCATGGGCGCAAGGTAGAGAAAAAGCTGACAACGGTTGCTTTTGAAAATACCTCTGTCTCGAAAAATGGGTATGACCATTACATGCTCAAAGAGATCTTTGAGCAGCCGCAAACGGTTCAACAGGCAATGGCAGGACGCCTGTGCGAAGAGTTTGGAAAAGCAGAGCTAGAAGGGCTCAAGCTTTCCGATCAAAAACTGCAGTCGGTCAACCGGATCCTCATCTTAGCCTGCGGAAGCTCTTGGCATGCGGGCTCCATTGCCGCCTCGCAGTTCGAACACCTCGCCCGGATCCCCACCGAAGTGGAAATCGCCTCGGAGTTCCGCTATACCAACCCCATTATCTCTGAAGATACCCTCGTCATCGCCATTAGCCAATCGGGAGAAACAGCTGATACGATCGCTGCCGTCCGTGAAGCAAAAGCAAAAGGGGCCAAGGTGGTTGCTCTCTGCAATGTTGACCACTCGACACTTGTCCGCGAAACCGACTCTTTCCTCTTTTTAAGAGCGGGACCTGAGGTAAGTGTCTGCTCGACCAAAGCTTTCACCAGTCAGCTGACAGTTCTTTCCCTCCTTTGCCTCCACATGGCCCGCCTCCGCCACCTCAGTGAGGAGGAAGGGCAGCAATTTATCAAAGAGCTCAAACACCTCCCCCATAAGATCACCCAAGTGCTCGCGCAAGGGTCGCAGATTGAGGCCTACGCCGAAAAGTATGCATCCTTTGAGCACTTTTTTTTTATGGGGCGGCGTTACATGTATCCCACAAGTTTAGAAGCAGCTCTCAAGCTCAAAGAGATTAGTTATCTGAATGCAAATGGCTACCCCGCTGGTGAGATGAAGCATGGCCCCATCGCCCTTGTAAATCCCGACTTAGCCGTCATCGGCCTCTGCGGCAACCTTCAAACCTTTGATAAGATGATGAGCAATTTGATGGAGATCAAAGCGCGCGGCGGCTCCATCCTCGCCTTTGCTCCGAAGGGAAAAGAGGAGGTCCTGACCATTACAAACGATGTCCTCTGGATCCCCAAAGTGATCGATCCCCTCGCCTCGATCCCCTACTCAGTTGCCGGACAGCTCTTTGCCTACTACGTCGCAAAAATCCAGGGTACCGACATCGATCAACCCCGCAACCTTGCTAAATCAGTTACCGTTGAATAA